A genome region from Streptomyces pratensis includes the following:
- a CDS encoding ThuA domain-containing protein: protein MHRSSRRLRARKSLALFTGGLLAAATLTLGSSPAATADVKAAAAAQDAAEDFQQVTLAKGAAETGEPISLAVLPDRSVLHTSRGGELRITDSAGNTRVSGTIPVYSHDEEGLQGVGVDPGFAENRAIYLYYAPPLDTPAGDAPETGTAADFAKFDGVNRLSRFVLNEDGTLDNASEKKVLDIPATRGMCCHVGGDIDFDAQGNLYLSTGDDSNPFASDGFTPIDDRPDRNPAFDARRTSGNTNDLRGKVLRIKVADDGSYTVPEGNLFEPGTEKTRPEIYAMGFRNPFRFSVDKATGILYVGDYGPDAGAADPNRGPAGQVEFARVTKPGNFGWPYCTGANDPYRDYDFATKTSGPAFDCAAPKNESRYNTGLVDLPPSEAAWIPYDGASVPDFGSGSESPMGGPVYRYDADLDSPVKFPEEYDGDFFAGEFGRQWIKRVEQDADGAVQSINDIPWTGTQVMDMAFGPDGALYVLDYGLSWFGGDEHSALYRIENATGGRSPIAEASSNKTSGVAPLKVKFSSAGTADGDGDALTYAWDFGDGGKSTAANPTYTYKKNGTYVATVTAEDPTGRTGSASVHVTVGNTAPTVVLQAPADGQPFEFGDEVPFKVTVTDPEDGTVDCSKVEVKFTLGHDSHGHDITTEHGCEGTIKTAMEGGHDPNANIYGGISASYTDGGGGGQAALTGRDGAKLQPRHRQAEHFDNSSGVTTPSKTSAHGGRTVGDIDNDDWISFTPYILDGSTKLTARTSSAGAGGFLEVRAGSPTGKILGSAPVPVTGSWDTFQDIDVPLRGAPKKATELFLVFKGGAGALYDVDDFELSNSPVDRTAKRVLVFSKTGGFRHDSIPAGIAALKELGKDTNITVDSTEEAGQFTTSNLARYDAVVFLSTTGDILNADQKKAFENFVSTGGGYMGVHAAADTEYDWEFYGGLVGAYFDSHPQIQPATVRVENHDHPATAHLDEAWDRSDEWYNYRTNPRDKAQVLATLDETTYTGGNMKGDHPIAWCQTYQGGRSFYTGLGHTKESYAEPAFRQHLLGGLRYTAGQVKANCKPDTGYRSIFNGKTLEGWKQAGPGKFAVADGELRSEGGMGLLTYQAKELKSYSLKLDWKMAGDDNSGVFVGFPESDDPWSAVNKGYEVQIDATDAADRTTGAVYTFKSADIKARDRVLRPPGQWNSYEIKVQGERLQVFLNGVKINDFTNTDPARSLKDGYIGLQNHGADDQVSFRDIQLKELPSA from the coding sequence GTGCACAGAAGCAGCAGACGGCTCCGCGCCCGAAAATCCCTCGCCCTGTTCACCGGCGGACTGCTCGCAGCCGCAACCCTCACCCTGGGCTCCTCGCCCGCCGCCACCGCCGACGTCAAGGCAGCCGCGGCCGCGCAGGACGCCGCCGAGGACTTCCAGCAGGTCACCCTCGCCAAGGGCGCGGCAGAGACCGGCGAACCCATCTCACTGGCGGTGCTCCCCGACCGCAGCGTGCTGCACACCTCGCGGGGCGGCGAGCTACGGATCACCGACAGCGCGGGGAACACCCGGGTCTCCGGCACCATCCCCGTCTACTCGCACGACGAGGAAGGGCTCCAAGGGGTCGGGGTCGACCCGGGCTTCGCCGAGAACCGGGCGATCTACCTCTACTACGCGCCCCCGCTGGACACCCCCGCCGGCGACGCCCCGGAGACCGGCACCGCCGCCGACTTCGCGAAGTTCGACGGTGTGAACCGGCTGTCCCGCTTCGTGCTGAACGAGGACGGCACCCTCGACAACGCCAGCGAGAAGAAGGTCCTCGACATCCCCGCCACGCGCGGCATGTGCTGCCACGTCGGCGGAGACATCGACTTCGACGCGCAGGGCAACCTCTACCTCTCGACGGGTGACGACTCCAACCCCTTCGCCTCCGACGGGTTCACCCCGATCGACGACCGGCCCGACCGCAACCCGGCGTTCGACGCCCGCCGCACCTCCGGCAACACCAACGACCTGCGGGGCAAGGTCCTGCGCATCAAGGTGGCCGACGACGGCTCCTACACCGTGCCCGAGGGCAACCTCTTCGAGCCCGGCACGGAGAAGACCCGCCCCGAGATCTACGCGATGGGCTTCCGCAACCCGTTCCGCTTCAGCGTCGACAAGGCGACCGGCATCCTCTACGTGGGGGACTACGGTCCGGACGCCGGCGCGGCCGACCCGAACCGCGGACCCGCGGGACAGGTGGAGTTCGCCCGGGTGACGAAGCCCGGGAACTTCGGCTGGCCGTATTGCACAGGAGCCAACGACCCTTACAGGGACTACGACTTCGCGACCAAGACCTCAGGGCCGGCCTTCGACTGCGCCGCCCCGAAGAACGAGTCGCGGTACAACACCGGCCTGGTCGACCTGCCTCCCTCCGAGGCCGCGTGGATCCCGTACGACGGCGCCTCCGTGCCCGACTTCGGCAGCGGATCCGAGTCCCCGATGGGCGGGCCCGTCTACCGCTACGACGCCGACCTCGACTCGCCGGTGAAGTTCCCCGAGGAGTACGACGGGGACTTCTTCGCCGGAGAGTTCGGCCGGCAGTGGATCAAGCGCGTCGAGCAGGACGCCGACGGTGCCGTCCAGTCCATCAACGACATCCCGTGGACCGGGACACAGGTGATGGACATGGCGTTCGGGCCCGACGGCGCGCTGTACGTCCTCGACTACGGCCTCTCCTGGTTCGGAGGCGACGAGCACTCGGCGCTGTACCGCATCGAGAACGCCACGGGTGGCCGTTCACCCATCGCCGAGGCATCCTCGAACAAGACGTCCGGGGTCGCACCGCTCAAGGTCAAGTTCTCCTCCGCCGGGACGGCCGACGGCGACGGCGACGCCCTGACGTACGCGTGGGACTTCGGGGACGGCGGTAAGTCCACGGCCGCCAACCCCACGTACACGTACAAGAAGAACGGCACCTACGTCGCCACCGTGACCGCCGAGGACCCGACCGGCCGCACCGGTTCGGCGAGCGTGCACGTCACCGTCGGCAACACGGCGCCCACCGTCGTCCTGCAGGCCCCGGCCGACGGGCAGCCGTTCGAGTTCGGCGACGAGGTGCCGTTCAAGGTGACCGTCACCGACCCGGAGGACGGGACCGTCGACTGCTCCAAGGTCGAGGTCAAGTTCACCCTGGGCCACGACAGCCACGGCCACGACATCACCACCGAGCACGGCTGCGAGGGCACCATCAAGACCGCTATGGAGGGCGGCCACGACCCGAACGCCAACATCTACGGCGGTATCTCGGCCTCCTACACCGACGGTGGCGGCGGCGGACAGGCCGCACTGACCGGCCGTGACGGTGCGAAGCTCCAGCCTCGCCACCGCCAGGCCGAGCACTTCGACAACTCCTCCGGCGTCACCACACCGAGCAAGACGAGTGCCCACGGCGGCAGGACCGTCGGGGACATCGACAACGACGACTGGATCTCCTTCACCCCGTACATCCTCGACGGCTCCACCAAGCTCACGGCCCGTACCTCCTCGGCCGGAGCGGGCGGCTTCCTCGAAGTGCGGGCCGGATCACCCACGGGCAAGATCCTCGGCTCCGCGCCCGTCCCCGTGACCGGCAGCTGGGACACCTTCCAGGACATCGACGTGCCGCTGCGCGGCGCACCGAAGAAGGCCACGGAACTCTTCCTGGTCTTCAAGGGAGGAGCTGGAGCCCTGTACGACGTGGACGACTTCGAGCTCTCGAACAGCCCCGTCGACCGCACCGCGAAGCGCGTCCTCGTCTTCTCCAAGACCGGCGGCTTCCGGCACGACTCGATCCCCGCGGGCATCGCGGCACTGAAGGAACTGGGCAAGGACACCAACATCACGGTCGACTCCACCGAGGAGGCCGGCCAGTTCACGACCAGCAACCTGGCGCGCTACGACGCCGTCGTCTTCCTGTCGACGACCGGCGACATCCTGAACGCCGACCAGAAGAAGGCGTTCGAGAACTTCGTGTCCACCGGCGGCGGCTACATGGGCGTCCACGCCGCGGCCGACACGGAGTACGACTGGGAGTTCTACGGCGGGCTCGTCGGTGCCTACTTCGACTCGCACCCGCAGATCCAGCCCGCGACCGTCCGTGTGGAGAACCACGACCACCCGGCGACCGCGCACCTGGACGAGGCCTGGGACCGTTCCGACGAGTGGTACAACTACCGCACCAACCCCCGGGACAAGGCACAGGTCCTCGCCACTCTGGACGAGACCACCTACACCGGCGGCAACATGAAGGGCGACCACCCGATCGCCTGGTGCCAGACCTACCAGGGCGGGCGTTCCTTCTACACCGGCCTCGGCCACACGAAGGAGTCCTACGCCGAACCCGCCTTCCGCCAGCACCTGCTGGGCGGTCTGCGGTACACCGCCGGGCAGGTGAAGGCCAACTGCAAGCCGGACACCGGCTACCGGTCGATCTTCAACGGAAAGACGCTCGAAGGCTGGAAGCAGGCCGGCCCCGGGAAGTTCGCCGTGGCCGACGGCGAGCTGCGCTCCGAAGGCGGCATGGGACTGCTGACCTACCAGGCCAAGGAGCTGAAGTCGTACTCGCTGAAGCTCGACTGGAAGATGGCGGGTGACGACAACTCGGGCGTCTTCGTCGGCTTCCCCGAGTCGGACGACCCGTGGTCCGCGGTGAACAAGGGCTACGAGGTCCAGATCGACGCCACCGACGCGGCGGACCGCACGACCGGAGCGGTGTACACCTTCAAGTCCGCCGACATCAAGGCGCGTGACCGGGTCCTGAGGCCGCCCGGCCAGTGGAACAGCTACGAGATCAAGGTGCAGGGCGAGCGGCTCCAGGTCTTCCTCAACGGGGTGAAGATCAACGACTTCACCAACACCGACCCGGCCCGCAGCCTCAAGGACGGCTACATCGGTCTCCAGAACCACGGAGCCGACGACCAGGTGTCCTTCCGCGACATCCAGCTGAAGGAGCTGCCCTCGGCGTAG
- a CDS encoding inositol-3-phosphate synthase produces the protein MTAHAVLTGVWFIGARGSVATTATAGCAAIAAGLHPPTGMVTETPPFADSGLPPLTSLVFGGHDTLDCPLPKRAEALAAGGVLPHGLPSAVEAELTAADAGIRPGGPLPGDTRTDEEIVAAFAADIEDFGHRHGLARTVVINVASTEPAPGEDDSRLPASSLYAAAALRAGCPYVNFTPSTGLRSPHLQDAVDSCGLPHAGRDGKTGQTLLRSVLAPMFVQRALPVRAWSGTNLLGGGDGAALADPAAAAAKNAGKERVLADTLGVAPEGEVHIDDVPAMGDWKTAWDHIAFDGFLGSRMILQTIWQGCDSALAAPLILDLARLLARAHETGLTGPRPELGFYFKDPDGGPAALPEQYAALLAFADRLRDAR, from the coding sequence GTGACCGCACACGCCGTTCTTACCGGAGTCTGGTTCATCGGAGCACGCGGCTCCGTCGCCACCACCGCCACCGCGGGGTGCGCGGCCATCGCGGCCGGGCTCCACCCGCCGACCGGCATGGTCACCGAGACACCGCCCTTTGCGGACAGCGGCCTGCCACCGCTGACCTCCCTCGTCTTCGGCGGCCACGACACCCTCGACTGCCCCCTGCCCAAGCGGGCCGAGGCCCTCGCGGCCGGGGGAGTGCTCCCCCACGGACTTCCCTCGGCGGTCGAGGCCGAACTCACCGCAGCCGACGCCGGGATACGCCCCGGCGGCCCCCTCCCGGGCGACACCCGCACCGACGAGGAGATCGTCGCCGCCTTCGCCGCCGACATCGAGGACTTCGGGCACCGCCACGGACTTGCCCGCACGGTCGTCATCAACGTCGCCTCCACCGAACCCGCACCCGGCGAGGACGACTCCCGGCTGCCCGCCAGCTCCCTGTACGCGGCAGCCGCGCTCCGCGCCGGCTGCCCCTACGTCAACTTCACCCCCTCCACAGGGCTGCGCAGCCCACACCTCCAGGACGCCGTCGACTCCTGCGGACTTCCCCACGCCGGACGCGACGGCAAGACAGGCCAGACGCTGCTCCGTTCCGTGCTCGCGCCGATGTTCGTCCAGCGGGCGCTGCCGGTGCGCGCCTGGTCGGGCACGAACCTGCTGGGCGGCGGGGACGGGGCGGCGCTGGCCGATCCGGCGGCGGCCGCCGCCAAGAACGCGGGCAAGGAACGCGTACTCGCCGACACGCTCGGGGTGGCGCCGGAAGGCGAGGTCCACATCGACGACGTACCGGCGATGGGCGACTGGAAGACCGCGTGGGACCACATAGCCTTCGACGGATTCCTCGGCTCGCGGATGATCCTCCAGACGATCTGGCAGGGCTGCGACTCCGCCCTCGCCGCACCGCTGATCCTGGATCTGGCCAGGCTGCTGGCCCGCGCCCACGAGACGGGCCTCACCGGACCACGGCCCGAACTGGGTTTCTACTTCAAGGACCCGGACGGCGGGCCCGCCGCACTGCCCGAACAGTACGCGGCACTGCTGGCCTTCGCCGACCGCCTGCGGGACGCCCGATGA
- a CDS encoding SCO3242 family prenyltransferase: protein MRPLRLLTALTGTPSPLGTRPQTPAAPVRVAPVSLSGAGGTAPAPDRPRARARLRAWAELLRVSALFTVPGDALAGAAAAGLRPGRGTALAAGASLCLYEAGMALNDWADREEDAVDRPHRPIPSGRVAPGAALAAAGALTAAGLALAARAGRPALAVASGLAATVWAYDLHLKHTKLGPAAMASARTLDLLLGATATVATMSAEGGRSVATSAEGGRRVATSAEGGRGGATSPARSAAAHVPSAALPAALALGAHTYAVTAVSLHEAHGGSTRAPLAALAGVAGIGAAVLRGRPSPGEPPRTPAERLLLPALVAAYLRTSGVPVLHAALNPSPPLTQRAVGGGIRAMIPLQAALTARAGAPLGGLAVMGLVPLARALSRKVSPT, encoded by the coding sequence ATGAGGCCCCTCCGGCTGCTCACGGCGCTGACCGGAACCCCGAGCCCGCTCGGTACCCGGCCGCAGACCCCGGCCGCCCCCGTCCGGGTCGCCCCAGTCAGCCTGTCCGGTGCGGGCGGGACTGCGCCCGCACCGGACAGGCCCCGCGCCCGCGCGCGCCTCCGGGCCTGGGCGGAGCTGCTCCGGGTGTCCGCGCTGTTCACCGTGCCGGGTGACGCGCTCGCCGGGGCGGCCGCCGCCGGCCTGCGGCCCGGCCGGGGCACGGCACTGGCCGCCGGTGCGTCGCTGTGCCTGTACGAGGCGGGCATGGCACTCAACGACTGGGCGGACCGCGAGGAGGACGCCGTCGACCGCCCGCACCGCCCGATCCCCTCGGGCCGCGTCGCACCGGGGGCCGCTCTCGCCGCAGCGGGCGCCCTGACGGCGGCCGGTCTGGCCCTGGCCGCTCGCGCGGGCCGACCCGCTCTGGCCGTCGCATCCGGCCTGGCGGCCACGGTCTGGGCCTACGACCTGCACCTCAAGCACACGAAGCTGGGACCGGCCGCGATGGCCTCGGCCCGCACCCTGGACCTGCTTCTCGGCGCGACCGCGACGGTGGCAACGATGTCGGCGGAGGGCGGCAGGAGCGTGGCGACATCGGCGGAGGGCGGTAGGAGAGTGGCGACGTCGGCGGAGGGCGGCAGGGGAGGGGCGACCTCGCCCGCCCGGTCCGCCGCCGCGCACGTCCCCTCTGCCGCGCTCCCCGCCGCCCTCGCACTCGGCGCCCACACCTACGCCGTGACCGCCGTGTCGCTCCACGAGGCGCACGGCGGATCCACCCGCGCACCGCTGGCCGCCCTCGCGGGTGTCGCCGGAATCGGGGCCGCCGTCCTGCGCGGCCGGCCGTCGCCGGGGGAGCCACCCCGCACGCCCGCCGAACGGCTGCTGCTCCCCGCCCTCGTCGCCGCCTACCTCCGTACCTCAGGTGTCCCCGTCCTCCACGCCGCCCTCAACCCCTCCCCGCCCCTCACCCAACGGGCCGTCGGCGGCGGTATCCGGGCGATGATCCCGCTCCAGGCCGCACTGACGGCCAGGGCGGGGGCGCCCCTCGGCGGGCTCGCGGTCATGGGGCTCGTCCCCCTCGCCCGCGCGCTCTCCCGGAAGGTGAGCCCCACATGA
- a CDS encoding sugar phosphate isomerase/epimerase family protein → MTLRLGYGTNGLTDLRLDDALGLLADLGYDGVGLTLDHMHLDPLTPDLAARTRRVAGRLAGLGLGVTVETGARYVLDPRRKHGPSLLDPDPDARAARTALLVRSVEVAADLGAHAVHCFSGITPPDTATDTAWQRLTGALTPVLEAADRAGIPLAVEPEPGHLLGALADFHHLRTLIGDPGPLGLTLDIGHCQCLEPASPVDCVKEAAPWLRHVQIEDMRRGVHEHLPFGDGEIDFPPVLEALAATGYAGLTVVELPRHSHAGPELARSSIDFLRRAIGTTNGAAPC, encoded by the coding sequence ATGACCCTCCGCCTCGGCTACGGCACCAACGGGCTGACCGACCTCCGGCTCGACGACGCACTGGGCCTCCTCGCCGATCTGGGTTACGACGGGGTCGGCCTGACGCTCGACCACATGCACCTCGACCCGCTCACCCCCGACCTGGCCGCCCGTACCCGCCGAGTGGCGGGCAGGCTCGCCGGACTGGGCCTCGGCGTCACCGTCGAGACCGGCGCGCGATACGTCCTCGACCCCCGGCGCAAACACGGCCCGTCCCTGCTCGACCCCGACCCCGACGCCCGCGCCGCTCGCACCGCACTGCTCGTCCGTTCCGTGGAGGTGGCCGCCGACCTCGGAGCCCACGCCGTGCACTGTTTCAGCGGCATCACCCCACCCGACACCGCCACGGACACCGCCTGGCAGCGGCTGACCGGCGCACTCACCCCCGTACTCGAGGCCGCCGACCGCGCGGGCATCCCCCTCGCCGTCGAACCGGAACCCGGCCACCTCCTCGGTGCGCTGGCCGACTTCCACCACCTCCGCACTCTCATCGGCGACCCCGGCCCCCTCGGGCTCACCCTCGACATCGGCCACTGCCAGTGCCTGGAGCCGGCCTCACCCGTCGACTGTGTGAAGGAGGCCGCCCCCTGGCTGCGACACGTCCAGATCGAGGACATGCGACGCGGTGTCCACGAACACCTGCCGTTCGGCGACGGCGAGATCGACTTCCCGCCCGTGCTCGAAGCGCTCGCCGCCACCGGATACGCCGGCCTCACCGTCGTCGAACTGCCCCGGCACTCCCACGCGGGCCCCGAACTCGCCCGCAGCTCCATCGACTTCCTGCGCCGCGCCATCGGAACGACGAACGGAGCCGCACCGTGCTGA
- a CDS encoding EboA domain-containing protein: MLISRKELDDRLRGAARAWLDEALAEAAHAAAHPDADSGNPPWELQFASAGRHCGLEHADSVRALLLVEARAGLTAVTRLYEQGTAAERRAVLLTLHRLDLGATALPLVEDALRTNDTRLVAAAVGPYGAAHLDAHGWRHAVLKCLFTEVPVEALDRLGERAGGDAELARMLGDFAAERTAAGRAVPAGLRTVLDLTAPAPATAPTSTEESR, from the coding sequence GTGCTGATCAGCCGCAAGGAACTCGACGACCGGCTCCGGGGGGCCGCCAGGGCCTGGCTCGACGAGGCGCTCGCAGAGGCAGCGCACGCCGCGGCCCACCCCGACGCGGACAGCGGCAACCCACCCTGGGAACTGCAGTTCGCGTCGGCGGGAAGACACTGCGGACTCGAACACGCCGACTCCGTCCGCGCGCTCCTGCTGGTCGAAGCCCGGGCTGGGCTGACCGCCGTGACCAGGCTCTACGAGCAGGGCACCGCCGCCGAACGCCGCGCCGTCCTCCTCACCCTGCACCGGCTCGACCTCGGTGCCACCGCACTCCCGCTCGTCGAGGACGCCCTGCGCACCAACGACACCCGGCTGGTCGCCGCTGCGGTCGGCCCGTACGGCGCGGCCCACCTCGACGCACACGGCTGGCGACACGCCGTCCTCAAATGCCTCTTCACCGAGGTCCCCGTCGAGGCCCTCGACCGGCTCGGCGAGCGCGCCGGCGGAGACGCCGAACTCGCCCGCATGCTGGGTGACTTCGCGGCCGAGCGCACCGCGGCGGGGCGTGCCGTCCCCGCCGGTCTGCGGACCGTCCTCGACCTCACGGCCCCGGCGCCCGCCACCGCCCCCACGTCCACGGAGGAATCCCGATGA
- a CDS encoding TatD family hydrolase, whose product MRIFDPHIHMTSRTTDDYRAMYDAGVRAVVEPSFWLGQPRTSPASFFDYFDALLGWEPFRASQYGIAHHCTLALNPKEANDPRCTPVLDALPRYLVKDSVVAVGEIGYDSMTPAEDTALATQLQLAAGHGLPALVHTPHRDKLAGLHRTIDVIRESDLAPELVLLDHLNETTVKDALDSGCWAGFSIYPDTKMDEDRMITVLRNHGTDRILVNSAADWGKSDPLKTRKVADTMLKAGFDEDEVDKVLWRNPVAFYGQSGRLQLDTTAPGPLHEGNSILRGGE is encoded by the coding sequence ATGAGGATCTTCGACCCCCACATCCACATGACCTCCCGCACCACGGACGACTACCGGGCGATGTACGACGCCGGGGTCCGGGCGGTCGTCGAACCCTCCTTCTGGCTCGGCCAGCCCCGCACCTCGCCCGCCAGCTTCTTCGACTACTTCGACGCCCTCCTCGGCTGGGAACCCTTCCGCGCCTCCCAGTACGGCATCGCCCACCACTGCACCCTCGCCCTCAACCCCAAGGAGGCGAACGACCCCCGCTGCACCCCCGTCCTGGACGCCCTGCCCCGCTACCTCGTCAAGGACTCCGTCGTCGCCGTCGGTGAGATCGGCTACGACTCGATGACCCCCGCCGAGGACACCGCCCTCGCCACCCAGCTGCAGCTCGCCGCCGGCCACGGCCTTCCCGCCCTCGTCCACACACCGCACCGTGACAAGCTCGCCGGCCTGCACCGCACCATCGACGTCATCCGCGAATCGGACCTCGCCCCGGAGCTGGTCCTGCTGGACCACCTCAACGAGACGACCGTCAAGGACGCCCTCGACAGCGGATGCTGGGCCGGATTCTCCATCTACCCGGACACCAAGATGGACGAGGACCGCATGATCACGGTCCTGCGGAACCACGGCACCGACCGGATCCTCGTCAACTCGGCGGCCGACTGGGGCAAGAGCGACCCGCTCAAGACCCGCAAGGTCGCCGACACGATGCTGAAGGCCGGATTCGACGAGGACGAGGTCGACAAGGTCCTCTGGCGCAACCCCGTCGCCTTCTACGGGCAGAGCGGCCGGCTCCAGCTCGACACCACCGCTCCCGGCCCGCTCCACGAGGGCAACTCCATCCTCCGCGGCGGGGAGTGA
- the eboE gene encoding metabolite traffic protein EboE — MRFRHPDGSTVHLAYCTNVHPAETLAGVRAQLRDHCEPVRRRLGRDRIGIGLWLAKDAARALINDPAALRSLRAELDDRGLEVVTLNGFPYEGFGAQEVKYRVYAPDWTDPERLAHTTDLARLLAALLPDDVTDGTISTLPIAWRTPFADDPTAAGTARKALTTLAQRLDALAELTGKSIRIGLEPEPGCTVETTADAIGPLAAVGHDRIGVCVDTCHLATSFEDPDTALDALHTAGIPVVKAQLSAALHAEHPHLAEVRAALGAFAEPRFLHQTRTLTTAGLRGTDDLDEAVSGGALPDGTPWRSHFHVPLHAPPAPPLTSTLPVLQSVLNRLVGGPASLTRHLEVETYTWQALPAELRPRTRTQLADGIAAELTLARDLLADLGLKELP; from the coding sequence ATGCGCTTCCGCCACCCCGACGGCTCCACCGTCCACCTCGCGTACTGCACCAACGTGCACCCCGCCGAGACCCTCGCAGGAGTCCGCGCCCAGCTGCGCGACCACTGCGAGCCCGTACGCAGACGGCTCGGCCGGGACCGCATCGGCATCGGCCTCTGGCTCGCCAAGGACGCCGCCCGCGCCCTGATCAACGACCCCGCCGCGCTGCGCTCCCTGCGCGCCGAGCTCGACGACCGGGGCCTGGAGGTGGTCACCCTCAACGGCTTCCCCTACGAGGGCTTCGGGGCCCAGGAGGTCAAGTACCGCGTCTACGCACCGGACTGGACCGATCCCGAGCGGCTCGCCCACACCACCGACCTGGCCCGGCTGCTCGCCGCCCTGCTCCCCGACGACGTCACCGACGGCACGATCTCCACCCTGCCGATAGCCTGGCGCACCCCGTTCGCCGACGACCCCACAGCCGCCGGCACGGCGCGGAAGGCGCTCACCACACTCGCGCAGCGGCTCGACGCCCTCGCCGAGCTGACCGGCAAGTCCATCAGGATCGGCCTCGAACCCGAACCGGGCTGCACCGTGGAGACCACCGCCGACGCCATCGGCCCCCTCGCCGCGGTGGGCCACGACCGCATCGGCGTCTGCGTCGACACCTGTCACCTCGCCACCTCCTTCGAGGACCCGGACACCGCGCTCGACGCCCTGCACACGGCCGGGATCCCCGTCGTCAAGGCACAGCTCTCCGCCGCGCTGCACGCCGAACACCCGCACCTTGCCGAGGTGCGCGCCGCCCTGGGCGCCTTCGCCGAACCCCGCTTCCTCCACCAGACACGCACCCTCACCACGGCGGGCCTCCGCGGCACCGACGACCTCGACGAGGCGGTGTCCGGCGGAGCGCTTCCCGACGGCACACCCTGGCGCTCCCACTTCCACGTCCCGCTGCACGCACCCCCCGCACCCCCGCTCACCTCCACCCTCCCCGTGCTCCAGTCCGTGCTGAACAGGCTCGTCGGCGGGCCCGCGTCCCTCACCCGGCACCTGGAGGTCGAGACGTACACCTGGCAGGCACTGCCCGCCGAACTCCGGCCGCGTACCCGCACCCAGCTCGCCGACGGCATCGCCGCCGAACTCACCCTCGCCCGCGACCTCCTCGCCGACCTCGGACTGAAGGAGCTTCCGTGA
- a CDS encoding nucleotide pyrophosphatase/phosphodiesterase family protein, with product MTAPGTGPRPTPLLVLDVVGLTPQLLQHMPNLQAMAGSTAPLSTVLPAVTCAAQSTFLTGTTPAEHGIVANGWYFRELGDVLLWRQHNGLVAGDKLWDAARRAHPGYTVANICWWYAMGADTDWTVTPRPVYYADGRKEPDCYTRPPALHDELTEKLGTFPLFHFWGPGADLVSSQWIIDATRHVLATRTPDLALCYLPHLDYDLQRYGPDDPRSHRAAADLDRAVAPLLDDARAGGRTVVALSEYGITRVDRPVDINRALRRAGLLEVHTQDGMEYLDPMASRAFAVADHQLAHVYVRRPEDLDATREALADLPGIEQLLDDEGKKAHHLDHPRSGELVAVAEKDAWFTYYYWLDDDRAPDFAQLVEIHRKPGYDPVELFMDPQDPYVRVKAVSAVARKKLGMRYRMAVVPLDPSPIRGSHGRLPTSDDEGPLILCSTPHAFDGRVQATEVKSLLLQLAGLH from the coding sequence GTGACCGCACCCGGTACCGGCCCGCGACCCACCCCGCTCCTCGTCCTCGACGTCGTCGGCCTCACCCCCCAGCTGCTCCAGCACATGCCCAACCTCCAGGCGATGGCCGGATCGACGGCCCCCCTCTCCACCGTCCTGCCCGCCGTCACCTGCGCGGCCCAGTCCACCTTCCTCACCGGCACCACCCCCGCCGAGCACGGCATCGTCGCCAACGGGTGGTACTTCCGCGAGCTAGGCGACGTCCTCCTGTGGCGCCAGCACAACGGGCTCGTCGCAGGGGACAAGCTGTGGGACGCCGCACGGCGCGCCCACCCCGGCTACACCGTCGCCAACATCTGCTGGTGGTACGCGATGGGCGCCGACACCGACTGGACCGTCACCCCCCGCCCCGTGTACTACGCCGACGGCCGCAAGGAACCCGACTGCTACACCAGGCCCCCCGCGCTGCACGACGAGCTCACCGAGAAGCTCGGCACCTTCCCCCTCTTCCACTTCTGGGGCCCCGGCGCCGACCTCGTCTCCTCGCAGTGGATCATCGACGCCACCCGCCACGTCCTCGCCACCCGCACCCCCGACCTGGCCCTCTGCTACCTCCCGCACCTCGACTACGATCTCCAGCGCTACGGCCCCGACGACCCCCGCTCCCACCGGGCCGCGGCCGACCTCGACCGCGCGGTGGCGCCCCTGCTCGACGACGCGAGGGCCGGCGGCCGCACGGTCGTCGCCCTCTCCGAGTACGGCATCACCCGTGTCGACCGGCCGGTGGACATCAACCGCGCCCTGCGCCGCGCGGGCCTGCTGGAGGTCCACACCCAGGACGGCATGGAGTACCTGGACCCGATGGCCTCCCGTGCCTTCGCCGTCGCCGACCACCAGCTCGCCCACGTCTACGTACGCCGGCCCGAGGACCTCGACGCGACGCGGGAAGCCCTCGCAGACCTGCCCGGGATCGAGCAGCTCCTGGACGACGAGGGCAAGAAGGCCCATCACCTGGACCATCCCCGCTCCGGTGAGCTCGTCGCCGTCGCGGAGAAGGACGCCTGGTTCACGTACTACTACTGGCTCGACGACGACCGTGCGCCCGACTTCGCACAGCTCGTCGAGATCCACCGCAAACCGGGCTACGACCCCGTCGAGCTGTTCATGGACCCCCAGGACCCCTACGTCCGGGTCAAGGCGGTCTCGGCGGTGGCACGCAAGAAGCTCGGGATGCGCTACCGCATGGCGGTCGTGCCCCTGGATCCCTCACCTATCCGCGGCAGCCACGGCCGCCTGCCCACGAGCGACGACGAAGGTCCGCTCATCCTCTGCTCCACCCCCCACGCGTTCGACGGCCGAGTCCAGGCCACCGAAGTGAAGTCCCTGCTCCTCCAGCTTGCAGGACTGCACTGA